The Candidatus Nanopelagicales bacterium nucleotide sequence GCTGCCGGGTCGAGGCGAGCCACCGGTGGAGACCTTCCCGGGCCGGATCGTCGAGGCGGGCCAGCGCGAGGTGCTCCTTCGGTCCACGCCCAACTTCGGCCAGCCCGGAGTGCGTCACGCTGTCTACGTCCACGGTCTGGGAGGGGCGGCGCGCAATTGGACGGACTTGATGCATCTGCTCGCGCCAGTGGCCGGTGGAATCGCCCCCGATCTGCCGGGATTTGGCAAGTCGAGTCCACCGAAAGATGGCGACTATTCCCTTCCCGCGCACGCCCAAGTCGTCGTGCGATTGATCGAAGACCGCTGTGTCGGCCCTGTTGACTTGTTCGGCAATTCGATGGGTGGCGCGATCGCGACCCGGATCGCTGCGCTGCGACCCGACTTGGTTCGGACGTTGACCTTGGTGTCCCCGGCCTTGCCTGACCTACGACCCAAACTCAGCGTCGCGCCGATCATCTTGCAGTCAACGCCGCTGCTTCGCGATGTGGCCCGACGTGTTCTGCGCACAGGTGACCCCGAGCGCGCAGTCGATCGGATGCACGAGGCCTGCTACGCGGACCCCAGCCTGGTCTCGGCCGCTCGCCGCGACGAGCAGATCGAGGAGACTGCCTGGCGTTTGCGCACCGGAGTCTCGGCAGTGGCACTGCGGCAGTCGGCCCGAGGCCTGGTTGACGCCTACATCCCGGGCCGACCCGGATACCTGTGGCCACTGGCTGAGCGTGTGGAATGTCCCACGCTGGCGATCTTCGGAACCCACGACAAGTTGGTTGACTCACGCCTCGCTGATCGGGCCGCTCGGTCCTTCCACAACGGTCGGGTTGTCACCCTTCCCGAGATGGGTCACGTTGCCCAGCTTGAAGCCCCGGAGAAGGTGGCCCAGATGGTGCTGACGATGTGGGCCGACACCCACGCTTGAGTCTGACCGCTGGGGCATCTGCACGCCCCGCGTTGGTGCCCGGCGCGACCTTCATAGGATGCCCGCATGACTGAAGAGACTTCCCTGACAGCTGAGCAGGTGGCGCACTTGGCCAGATTGGCCCGATTGCAGCTCTCGGAGGACGAGGTGGTTCTCTACGCAGGTCAACTCGATCAGATCCTGCACTCGGTGCAGCAGGTATCCACAGTCGCTGCCGATGACGTCGTGCCGATGTCGCACCCCCAGTCACTGGTCAACGTGTGGCGGGTGGATGAGGTCGCCGTCACCCTGAGCAAAGATCAGGCCCTGTCCGGTGCGCCCGCAGTCGAAGACGAGCGATTCCGTGTGCCCCGCATCCTGGACGGTGAGTGACGTGACGACGGCACAGACCGGGCAACACCTGTATCGGCTGTCTGCGGTGGAGATTGCTCGCGCGATTGCTGCGGGCGAGGTCACCGCGCTGCAGGTGACAAACGAGCACCTCGCCCGCATCGATGCCATTGACGGGAAACTCCATGCATTCCTGCATGTGGACTACGAGGGTGCCCGCGAACAGGCCTGTGCCGTCGACGCCAAGATCGCTGCGGGACAGACCCTCGGACCACTGGCCGGGGTTCCGGTCGCGCTCAAGGATGTCTTCGCCCAGCAGGACGTGCCGACCACGGCGGGCTCCCGGATCCTGGCGGGCTGGAAGCCGCCGTACGACGCGACCGTGGTGGCGCGGCTGCGCGCGGCCGAT carries:
- the gatC gene encoding Asp-tRNA(Asn)/Glu-tRNA(Gln) amidotransferase subunit GatC yields the protein MTEETSLTAEQVAHLARLARLQLSEDEVVLYAGQLDQILHSVQQVSTVAADDVVPMSHPQSLVNVWRVDEVAVTLSKDQALSGAPAVEDERFRVPRILDGE
- a CDS encoding alpha/beta hydrolase; its protein translation is MASVTATHRTPKSAKRMSGRDPSVQQSDSTPAGMSTASDTEQQIEDLLATYRTVPHVLPGRGEPPVETFPGRIVEAGQREVLLRSTPNFGQPGVRHAVYVHGLGGAARNWTDLMHLLAPVAGGIAPDLPGFGKSSPPKDGDYSLPAHAQVVVRLIEDRCVGPVDLFGNSMGGAIATRIAALRPDLVRTLTLVSPALPDLRPKLSVAPIILQSTPLLRDVARRVLRTGDPERAVDRMHEACYADPSLVSAARRDEQIEETAWRLRTGVSAVALRQSARGLVDAYIPGRPGYLWPLAERVECPTLAIFGTHDKLVDSRLADRAARSFHNGRVVTLPEMGHVAQLEAPEKVAQMVLTMWADTHA